CGGCGCACAGTGGTCCGCGCACGACGGAGAACGCGACGAGAAGCACCAAGAGAAGCACCAAGAGAAGAACGACGACGTGCACGACGAAGACAAGGGAGATCACGTCATGGGTGAGCGGCTGCGGAACAGGACAGCGCTGGTCACGGGCTCGACCAGCAACATCGGACAGGCGATCGCCGAGACGTTCGCGGCCGAGGGCGCCCACGTCGTCGTGTCCGGGCGCAACGGGGAACGGGGTGCGCGGGTCGTCGAGGGGATCCGGGCGGCGGGCGGCCGGGCGGACTTCGTCGCGGCCGACCTCGCCGGCGGCGCGGAGGCCTCCCAGGACCTCGCCGAGCGGGCCCGGGCGGCCCTGGGCGGACGGATCGACATCCTGGTCAACAACGCCGGGATCTATCCGTCCCCCGGTACCGCCGACACCGACGAGAAGACGTTCGACCAGGTCTACGGCGTGAACGTGAAGGCGCCGTTCTTCCTCACCGCCGCCGTCGTCCCGGCCATGGCGGACTCCGGCGGCGGGGTGATCGTCAACCTCGGGTCGTGGATCGCGCGTCTCGGCGTCCCGCGCGGGGCGCTCTACAGCTCCACCAAGGGGGCGATGGAGACGCTCACGCGGGCCTGGGCGGCGGAGTTCGCCCCGCTGGGCGTACGGGTCAATGCCGTGTCGCCGGGCGTGATCCTGCCGCCGGCGCCGGCGGGCACCGAGCCGAGCGCGGGCGAGATCATGATGAAGGGCACCCCGGCCGGCGGCGTGGGCACGCCCGACGCCATCGCGTCCGCCGTGCTCTGGCTGGCGAGCGACGAGGCGTCCTTCGTACACGGAACGGTGGTGGACGTCGACGGGGGCCGGACCGCGGTCGCCGTCATCGCCGCATGAGACATGGAGGCGGCTGACACGGACGCGGCTGAAAGGGGACGCGGCTGAAACGGGACGCACGGCCGGGGCCGCCACCAGACCCCGGCCGGCGGGGGACCTCCCCGGTCGAGCCACGTCAAGACACCCGCGACGCAGTCCGGCGGCCCCTCCCGCCCAACCGTGCGGCAGCACTACGTGTCAAGCCTTGGTCAGAATGTCCGGACAACCAATTGACAGGGCTCTATCGGCGCCGCTACACCTGGGGTCCACCGATGCGGAGGGAACTCGATGGCCGAGTCAGCGGAGTCCAGTGCGTACGACCTCATCACCATGGGGCGCATCGGCGTGGACCTCTACCCGCTGCAGACCGGAGTGCCCCTTTCGCGGGTGACGTCCTTCGGGAAGTGCCTCGGCGGCTCGGCGACCAACGTGGCGGTCGCGGCGGCCCGGCTCGGACGGCGTACGGCCGTGGTGTCGCGGACCGGCGACGACCCCTTCGGCACGTATCTGCACGAGGCCCTGCGGGACTTCGGCGTCGACGACCGCTGGGTGACGCCGGTCCCCGGACTCCCCACGCCGGTCACCTTCTGCGAGGTGTTCCCGCCGGACGACTTCCCGCTGTACTTCTACCGGCAGCCGAAGGCGCCCGACCTGGAGATCGACGCCCACGAACTGGACCTGGACGCCATCCGGGACGCCCGGATCTTCTGGGTCACGGGTACCGGCCTGAGCGAGGAGCCCAGCCGCACGGCGACGCTCGCGGCGCTGGCCCACCGCGCCAGGTCCGGCCCCACGGTCTTCGACCTGGACTGGCGCCCGGTCTTCTGGAAGGAAGCGGCCGGAGCGGCCGCCGCCCCGACCGCCGCCGTGCTCGCCGCCGCCCGCCCCTTCTACGCCGAGGCCTTGCGCCACACCACGGTCG
This sequence is a window from Streptomyces ortus. Protein-coding genes within it:
- the iolC gene encoding 5-dehydro-2-deoxygluconokinase; translated protein: MAESAESSAYDLITMGRIGVDLYPLQTGVPLSRVTSFGKCLGGSATNVAVAAARLGRRTAVVSRTGDDPFGTYLHEALRDFGVDDRWVTPVPGLPTPVTFCEVFPPDDFPLYFYRQPKAPDLEIDAHELDLDAIRDARIFWVTGTGLSEEPSRTATLAALAHRARSGPTVFDLDWRPVFWKEAAGAAAAPTAAVLAAARPFYAEALRHTTVAVGNLDEVEVATGLREPHAAARALLDAGVELAVVKQGPKGVLAVHRDGDFAEVPPLPVAVLNGLGAGDAFGGALCHGLLAGWDLERVMRHASAAGAVVASRPECSSAMPTLTEVEEALATGAVPR
- a CDS encoding SDR family NAD(P)-dependent oxidoreductase — translated: MGERLRNRTALVTGSTSNIGQAIAETFAAEGAHVVVSGRNGERGARVVEGIRAAGGRADFVAADLAGGAEASQDLAERARAALGGRIDILVNNAGIYPSPGTADTDEKTFDQVYGVNVKAPFFLTAAVVPAMADSGGGVIVNLGSWIARLGVPRGALYSSTKGAMETLTRAWAAEFAPLGVRVNAVSPGVILPPAPAGTEPSAGEIMMKGTPAGGVGTPDAIASAVLWLASDEASFVHGTVVDVDGGRTAVAVIAA